A region of Methanocorpusculum labreanum Z DNA encodes the following proteins:
- a CDS encoding aspartate aminotransferase family protein, protein MGLENTNDVLMETAVFEEFESNVRSYCRKYPVIFSKAKGSLLIDQNGIEYIDFLCGAGSCNYGHNNDYIKGKVIEYLQNDGLVHGLDMYSIAKGEFIQFMQKYVLAPRGLNYKILFPGPTGTNAVEAALKIARKAKGRSNILALMGGFHGMTLGALALTTERSAREACGVTLGNATHVPHPSMMKNLDTIEYIDMILSDDHSGVDKPAAIIVESVQGEGGINIVPDQWLRDIRALCDKHDMLLILDEIQTGCGRTGTFFSFERGGISPDIVVMAKSIGGIGMPCSIALVKPEYDVLAPGEHNGTFRGFQLSFVAGKAALEFMLKENVLDETVRKGKIVQDYLAANLPLIDPGLTFRGLGLMWGIDCGAYPAGTAHQIRQLCFENRLILELSGREDSVVKLMPALTTDDATLMQGLEIVRSAITQVITATVASQTTGDEQDNTKLFA, encoded by the coding sequence ATGGGTCTTGAAAACACAAATGACGTCTTGATGGAAACAGCCGTATTCGAAGAATTCGAAAGTAACGTGCGGTCGTATTGTCGGAAGTATCCGGTAATTTTCTCAAAAGCTAAAGGCTCTTTACTGATTGATCAGAATGGAATCGAGTATATCGATTTCCTTTGCGGGGCGGGCAGCTGTAATTACGGTCATAATAATGACTATATCAAGGGGAAAGTAATCGAGTATCTGCAGAATGACGGATTAGTCCATGGGCTGGATATGTATTCCATTGCCAAGGGCGAGTTCATTCAGTTCATGCAGAAATATGTTCTGGCCCCCCGTGGTCTCAATTATAAGATCCTGTTTCCTGGACCGACCGGAACCAACGCTGTTGAAGCTGCGCTGAAAATCGCCCGCAAGGCGAAAGGCAGATCCAACATATTGGCATTGATGGGCGGGTTCCATGGTATGACTCTTGGAGCCCTTGCCCTGACGACGGAGAGATCTGCACGGGAAGCCTGTGGTGTGACTCTCGGCAATGCAACGCATGTTCCTCATCCGTCGATGATGAAGAATCTGGACACGATCGAGTACATCGATATGATTCTCAGCGATGATCACAGCGGTGTCGACAAACCGGCAGCTATTATTGTCGAATCGGTCCAGGGAGAAGGCGGTATCAATATCGTACCCGATCAGTGGCTCAGAGACATCCGTGCCCTGTGCGATAAACATGATATGCTGCTGATTCTTGACGAGATCCAGACCGGATGCGGCAGAACGGGAACGTTCTTCTCGTTCGAACGCGGCGGCATCTCTCCCGATATCGTCGTCATGGCAAAATCCATCGGCGGTATCGGTATGCCGTGCTCGATCGCTCTCGTGAAGCCGGAATACGATGTTCTTGCACCCGGCGAACACAACGGAACGTTCAGAGGCTTCCAGCTCTCGTTCGTTGCGGGAAAGGCGGCCCTCGAGTTCATGCTTAAGGAGAATGTCCTTGACGAAACCGTACGGAAAGGCAAGATCGTCCAGGACTATCTGGCTGCAAACCTGCCGCTCATCGATCCGGGTCTGACCTTCCGCGGTCTTGGACTGATGTGGGGTATCGACTGCGGGGCATATCCGGCGGGAACTGCCCACCAGATCAGACAGCTGTGCTTTGAGAACCGGCTCATTCTCGAGCTCTCGGGCAGAGAGGACTCGGTTGTAAAGCTGATGCCGGCATTAACGACCGATGATGCTACGCTGATGCAGGGTCTTGAGATCGTTCGCAGCGCAATCACCCAGGTGATTACAGCAACGGTTGCTTCCCAGACAACCGGCGACGAACAGGATAATACCAAATTATTTGCCTGA